The stretch of DNA CATATTCAAAGTTTTAAGGAGGGATGTTGGatgtaattttaagttattcagTTTAGCTGACAGATTTgcactgtttaactttttcctgctgcttctactcatttcatttcagcaagtgttctgcagttgaactcaaatgtttctacaattttcagcagtaacattcagcactaacacgacattttcacaggaaaggcaAATGTTCTACTTATTTTCTAAGACACTAATAATATATCTATGTGTGGAGGTTAAATTAGTTCCAGCATTAGAAACATGTGTAACCGGGTTCTGCTTCACTCCACTGTACCAGGCCGGCCCCAGTAACCCCTCGACTCTGCGTTGTGtagatttttaatgaagacgAGAAGTTTCTGGTTTATCAAGTTTATTTCCTGAATGGGAACATATGGGGAGTTCAGATCAGTGCAACGGCTCCGCTTCATTCAGCACACTACAACAGAGCGTTAAGTTAGCCTTTAGCTTAGCACATGAAGTGTTAattttaactaaactaaaagtacaaaaattggTGCTAGGCACACATCTAGTAATTAATAAATTTCACACTATTTGTCcaagttaataaaaattatgttgctAACACGTTTCTACTGTGTGCTGAAAAACGCAACTCACCTCTCGTGCAGCTTTCACAGACTGGCACTGAGTGCAGGAGCCAGCAACATTTAACCAGCCACACAGAGAGGGGGGCGCTATTTCCCCATTGCACTGATCCATACAAAGCAAGTGGGATTCTACAACTTAAACCTAAACCTACACATGGTAAtctataatagaaaacagctgcagcagaacagagaaaaatataactaagacaaaagacacaacaaattattgaagaaaatattcaaccatattttctacaatcaagaaaaatcaatgcatgaaaaccAGGTTGTACCAGGTTAGGATTGGCTTTTTTACTTATCACTTGGCGGCGGGGATGTTTATGGACCTGTGAGGGGCTGCTTCCTTATTCACAGTTGGTGCGTTGGCTTTTCTGTAGCATCCTTCCTACTGGTGGTGTAGTCGGCAAGTTGAGAGGCTTgtgtttttggcttatttgtgtatgaagtggtgaaagtgcttgtgttggctggtgtttgcattttgattggcccctttttttgggtctggtatcgtttgctgtctgtctgtctgtcttggtGTTGGTATGGGctgtgatttattgctttgctaGCCTATCAGTGGCCACAGCCTGGTGCTGGGCTGGGATTCAGGGCTGTGGGTGGTTTCTTGTTCTGGATATTGCGCTGAGCTGGCTGGTCGGTCCATTTCTTGGGTTGGGGTTCTTTCAGTCAACCCGGTGCGCTGTATGTCTGCTGGATCTTCTTCATTGGGACTAGGTGAATCCTTTGGTTGGCAGGCTGGCTTTGTGACATGGGATaggggtttggtttgaatgattcctaagctggtggtcctggttctggttggctGTTGGATCTGTGTGTATGAGAAATGCAAGTGGGTGTATGgcgtccatttttgttttgtttattttgacattgtctacatgggtttgaatgtctgggtgtacacatgagaatgggaacatgtgatcttgtctctgtgtgcctggtctgtctgtcaggtttggtctctggctccctcctctctgtgatcacctttatatcaagttgggtgagaggagggggcccctataaaacttttttctcacctttcttttctctccagctttcttctccgtctcattacaatttaataaaataaacccaaagcagtttttaataaagtttcatgtaaTTATATCAGGGGGAAGCCATAATGGTCCACTTATGCAAGTCTTTAGGGCTTAACCTTGGTACTCGACAATGCTGAGTGTCACACTGTCAGACAGgacaagtttaatacaaaacacaacaaaaagacaaaatgcaagtgtttagtcaatggtaaatgtatgtatagcgatttatctagtgcagaggatgccaaagtgctttacatgttgatggtggtaagctacattgtagcccagctgccctagggcagactgacagaagctgcTACACAATCGGCACCATCGGACTTCTGACTAACAGCAGGTAAGGCAGGtttggtgccttgctcaaggactcaacaactgagatggatgtgggaAGTTTGAACCAGAAACCCATCAgttacaggaaccacagtggctacaaccagtatagctgtagtaccaccatctactgggATCAAATATAAGGCATAAAATGCACTGcaggaaaactcaaaacttttaatgttaaatgaaatgttacacgtTTATTTCcttctaaaatacatataaacataaaaatagtttcaacattaaaatacagtaatctaaatgctgcagtagaaaaaagtaaaatattgaaaaatgacttcatcgttcagcatcagtactggcactcctcagggctgtgtgctgagccctctgctcttcatgttgtatacacacaacatacagtttcaCATAAACAGGAtgttaatacaataacatacagtcTAACATTATTGTTTTGTGATACagaatatgcaaaaaaacaaacatctctaaAGGAAATTGTGTCATGGTTGCACATCTACAAGTATCCAAAAGTGAAGATCCAAATTATcacacttaaataaaacaattttgagCTTTATAGACATGAAACCCCTCCAGTCTTTCATTCAAGATCTTAACCAGAACAATTCCATAGTGAACCTCAACATTGGACATGTATGAGAAATACTTCTACGgcttttcaactgtgtgacgCCTCAAGTGTTGATATAAACTGAATTTGCGACTAAATCTTTTctcacaggtcacacatgaaaacgccTTTTCCACTGTGTGAATCCTCATATGCTGAGTTAAAGCTGGTTTTTgacaaaaccttttccacagttcacacatgaaaacggcttttcaccagtgtgaattctcatgtgctgagttaaatgccGTTTATgcctaaaactttttccacagttcacacatgaaaacggcttttcaccagtgtgaatcctcatgtgctcagttaaagccggtttatgaataaaactgtttccacaggtcacacatgaaaacggcttttcacctgtgtgaatcatcatgtgctcagttaaagtaaattttcgactaaaacttttcccacaggtaacacatgaaaatggcctTTCACtggtgtgaatcatcatgtgctgagttaaatacTGTTTATGACTAAACGTTTTCCCACAGGTCAcgcatgaaaacggcttttcaccagtgtgaatcatcatgtgctgaatTAAAtcgtgtttttgagtaaaactttctccacaggtcacgcatgaaaacggcttttcaccagtgtgaatcatcatgtgccgagttaaattagatttttgacgaaaactttttccacagttcacacatgaaaacggcttttcacccgtatgagttctcatgtgagcatcaaaaacagattttgaagtcaaacgctttttacagatgacacatgagaaaggttttcttctttcctgattttggttctcagcttcagcagcttcctggaagatgacttggttcctgtttggttctgattcagtgtggtctgtttgctcatcaatAGGAACCAtcatgcaggtatcagtctcctgttttaattcaatctgtttttCACCCTGACTGCaataaacttctttctcttccacttttatctgctggtgttttagatcctcctgctcttcttttatctgatgatcttctggctcttgctgttcttgtttcacctgcagaggttccaactcctcctggtccagagtgaATCTCCTATCCTGGTAATACATGTTACACTGCAGGCAATCtggacaagaaaacagatttaaaaagcaatcgttattttattgaagtaaatggGAGAAATCGTTCAATGTTTacgacagaaatgaaaaaaatgaaaaaacccaCACCGAAAAATTtaagagcgtagacagagagacagatcagGCAACAAATCCAGCTGACAATTGGAGAATTCTCAAATGAACagatattaaatatgttttatttattataaaattaataatagttgccaatgttgttaatatttacaagtaaattttattatttaaagatattaCTTCATTTGGAActatcattacttttatttgtattaaaatttgattttagttcacttcatatttttggggtttatttacagagtttatttgtaggttaataattgtttagtttttgttgctttgtgtttgttgtttacttttgtaagttagacattaagaactgtgggtccattttctgtaagcatagggactggtataggaccaacatgcactgggttgggcctgtgggttttgacccgagcaggagaggaaacaatgaaaagtagtgatggtgagatgcagctacatgaagccctgaggaactccatccaatcattcgactcatgagccgatgcaccgcggtgcttcatttgctctactgtgacatcaactggacaatatatgtaaaatagaaaattcctgaagaaatttaaccagggcctgccaaagtgtgccagtcggtttggacccagcgttctgatgctaaaaattagcatcaatgctaaagaaagctgcaataaTATGAGGAGAATGAccagaatgtttactaacatgtacttgcaccattcagtatgataaagtaagtgtatcagctaaaattagccaaaatgctaatgttagcatgaatgctgtcagtagcatgtgggacatcactggGATGTTGTCTGTACTTTACTTACTCCATTcggtatactaaacatggctaataagtaagaaaattagctaatagcttatttaagctaaaagaCTAATGCAGCAAAGATATTAGCAAAGATAATGCAGGCTAACATTATTTCACTGCCGATGGTAGTGCCCacatgctgtcagtagcatgtggggcatcactgttcagagatgcaatgagtttatagcagttgtttcaccatgtctgtagttctgacattctgccatcactgtggttctaaagagcagctcagagaggcagacaaaattctgtctattttgagtctaagcagcagttattttgaggtgtagaacaataggtgcctgccatgcaatgcatagagattgcatccctatgcattgctatgggcaggccccaaataggcaacgtgaaaacaacatgaagctttacaatgaataaacaagtttaaaatgtttgtgattctgatacataaattctgattaatctggttgtatgaaacaatggctggatccaaaagaaaactagaaacaaaaagaaaagagggttgtgattggcttgttactcgctatgtcaccagggacaacgatttattactaaaaaataaaaactttaactgctcaggtttaggtgagttctctgtcttacccgcttcattactcaacacatcactaatgtaaagtttgatctttgttatttgcttgtcaaactgaaaaaataaactataaaagcaattttcaagttttttggacattgaacttcttttaccTTCGTACGAAGCATCACCTCAGtgcagcagtggcttgttgactgaacttttataggatgtttggtttgacaaacaatcgccactacaatttatttattacaaattattacattttacagctactaacacactattattgtttcatgctgtttgctttactaACCTTGCGCTGcattgttcacatttctcctgttttcaaaagtaagtttgattagttaaaggaggaaaagccataaaaggtcattttatttctacatcaataagccattttcacagcgtaattgtgattcctgcgttcatttaccggttaacaaaacatttatacgggaaaagaacatttactaaaatgatcctcatacagaaaggtgcagacatttagaccttaacctgcatccaaacgctggtggttcctacctattcggtgtaagattatctggggcctccgggagaaatccagcagtctgcgatgatcatccatctcttcctccgacttgacgatgatttctttaaactctgtgaatgtttcttcagcagcagttaacggctcgttgataaactcgtttagagaaacagtcgaacattcaaccaaacagaccatgcgccattttctttgtcttcttcttcttcttctttgggattttatgactgtcgttcattcatgtcattgcattaccgccaccttgtggatcttacgatcatcacatctaaagatttctcatacagtgccagttctctttgaaagacgtaaaatcttttcttccactttatctaaataaaacaaatacaatattagtattccagttttccacaaattcaaagttaatattgtcttctgattcgtatctcctacatcccgcaacatgtttcacagtttcttcactccaccagatcagaacctttcctatagtttccgtatatccacaatgatcgctgctgctttgttcggagttaccgctggttccgcccatcctgtggcttattgagagccgatcagcaccggcttgttcatttaattgtgcggtgctggtggtcgagtgtaaaagacttttaacggttttatctatttgaatTTTCTACCGGTATTTAAATAATACTGTAGTTTCTTTCTACTGCACTAGATGGGTTAAATGCTATTACtctctttaatactgaaattattcaatatatgaCCTTATATTTTACCTTTGCAAGCATTACtatgtcatatttaaagttttaaggaGGGATGTTGGATGTAATTTTAAGTAATTCAGTTTGGCTGACAGGTTTgcactgtttaactttttcctgctgcttctactcatttcatttcagcaagtgttctgcagttgaactcaaatgtttctacaattttcagcaGTAACATTCAGCGCTAACAcgacattttcacaggaaaggcaaatgttctacttactttctaagacactaataatatatctatgtgtggaggttaaattagttccagcattagaaacatggtgatctataatagaaaacagctgcagcagaacagagaagaatataactaaaacaaaagacacaacaaattattgaagaaaatattcaaccatattttctacaatcaagaaaaattaatgcatgaaaatcaatttaaagtgaatatttcattttctatagagtaaaacttttttttaaatttcttcataaAGCTTTTACATAGGTAGAGTTAGActggttaatataatttgaaacaaataacagcatAAGTTGCAATATCATCTTGTTTCAAAGAGAAACCTATCaaagattttattgtatatatgtTTGAGAATGCACAAccattaatgaaaatgttcaattagAGCTAATAAACAGAGGTTGATTATAACTTTTCTAtcaattataaatattataattttataactttgttTAAGAACTGATTTCCTAAAATGacttatgacaaaataaattgtcacaTGGTGACCTGACTACCTCAGTAACTATCCCGTATTTGGCTTGGACAGATCTGGCCCAGGTGAGGCATGCCTCATGTGAACCGTGCCATCACTGCCAGATCTTTCCTGAGTCTGGCTGTTAAGTTGGCCCTTAGCGGGAGGCTGAAATAGGAGTCTGGAGGCAGGGGTAGTGCAACCAACCAGGTGTTTTAATCTCCAACATTTAACAAAGATGACATTCCTGCTTACATGGTCATGAGGTGTCGCAGCACCCGCACCTATTACGCCTATCATGTGGCCAACATGCAGGCTTTGTAATCCTGGGCGGCACCAATTAACACACTTCCCAAAAGACAGGGTAGAACAAACCACATATACACCAAACAACttaacaaaacaaccaatcttCAACACATAAATAACAAACATTCTTCATGGTTACATACTCATTTGCTATCTAAAACTACCctcatataaatattaatttattcatcacTTCTAAAATGCCGCCGGCTTTGTTCCCCCTCTTCCATCTGCACTTGGTCTCTTCCAGAATCTTTATCAGGTGTTCAGGGCCCCGGGGACTCTTTTCGCCTGAACACCCTATAGAGGAACAGACAGAGGTAAGCCATAATctacaaacatttgtaataCATTTCATAATTACCATACCtatttcatttatattattCCCCCCCCCCAGGACACCCTCAATACCCACTGAGATGCCCTGTATAAAACacccaataaaatacttcaatctATTTGTACCCGTCTCATTATCATTTACACATATTTAAGGTGTTATCCTGACCAGTAATGAAGACCTTCATTACATTTCCTCCCCCCTCTCCATAAGCTCACAGTACCTTAACTTTCAGGAATCCTGGATAAACAGTCAGCTGCAGTGTTGGTTTTTCCAGCCTTATAACATACAGTGAAGTTATATGGTTGCAGAGCAAGGTACCCTCCAGCAATCCGTGCATTTGTATCTTTCATCCGATGCAACCACTGGAGGGCCCGGTGATCTGTTTCCAGAAAGAAATGCCGTCCCAGCAGGTAGTATCTCAAGGATTCGATGGCCCACTTCATTGCTAGACATTCCTTCTCCACCGTCGAATATCTGGTTTCTCTGTCCAGAAGCTTGCGGCTCAGAAACACCACCGGCTTCATCTCTCCATCCACTTCCTGCAACAAAACTGCCCCAAGACCCACTCCTGAAGCATCTGTCTGCAGTGTAAAAGACTTTTCAAAATCAGGAGTATGCAAAACAGAGTCTGTACAGATTGCATTTTTAAGATCTTCAAAAGCTTTGCTGCATTCCTCAGTCCATTGAATCTTATTTGGGGACTTACTCTTTGTCAAGTTATTTAACACAACTGAACATTCAGCAAACTGAGGAATAAACTTCCTGTACCACCCGACCAAACCCAAGAAGCtcctcactttcttctttgttgtAGGTACAGGGAAAGTACGAATCGCATCCACTTTCCCCACCTGTGGCCTAATCTTGCCAAAACCAATGATGTAGCCTAAATAGGCCACCTCTCTCTGGGCAATGGCACATTTCTGAGGGTTGATGGTCAGTCCAGCTGCTCTGATGCATCCTAACACTCGTTGTAAATGTAACATGTGGTCCTTCCATGTGTGGCTGAACACCACCACATCGTCCAAGTAAGCTGCTGAAAAGTCTGATACATCCCTCAAAACATGGTCCATAAGTCTTTGAAAAGTGACAGGCGCTCCCTGAAGACCAAATGGCATCACTTTAAAATGATACATACCAAATGGTGTCCTGAATGCAGTCAGCTTGCGGGCCTCCGATGCCAGTGCCACCTGCCAATATCCTTTACTTAAGTCCAGTGTAGTAATGTATCGCGCTCCTCCAACTCTTTCCAACAGGTCATCTATTCTGGGCATAGGATATGGATCAAACTGAG from Xiphophorus maculatus strain JP 163 A chromosome 13, X_maculatus-5.0-male, whole genome shotgun sequence encodes:
- the LOC111610473 gene encoding gastrula zinc finger protein XlCGF8.2DB-like, with protein sequence GEKPFSCVNCGKSFRQKSNLTRHMMIHTGEKPFSCVTCGESFTQKHDLIQHMMIHTGEKPFSCVTCGKTFSHKQYLTQHMMIHTSERPFSCVTCGKSFSRKFTLTEHMMIHTGEKPFSCVTCGNSFIHKPALTEHMRIHTGEKPFSCVNCGKSFRHKRHLTQHMRIHTGEKPFSCVNCGKGFVKNQL